A window from Crocosphaera sp. UHCC 0190 encodes these proteins:
- a CDS encoding helix-turn-helix domain-containing protein, with the protein MLTQDYYRELLQQFPPRTIKSDEELEIMQERVNSLLDKSELMADEQDYLDLLGTLIYQYEQAQNLIPDIYGVELLRVLIEERGLKQKDLVPVFNTESIVSDVLNGKRELNKKHIQKLADFFNLSPAVFFPRFN; encoded by the coding sequence CAGCAATTTCCACCTCGTACTATTAAGTCAGATGAAGAATTGGAGATCATGCAAGAAAGAGTAAATTCTCTTTTAGATAAATCTGAATTGATGGCAGATGAACAGGATTACTTGGATCTATTAGGGACTTTAATTTATCAATATGAACAAGCTCAAAATCTAATTCCTGATATTTATGGAGTAGAATTGCTTAGGGTTTTGATTGAAGAAAGGGGACTAAAACAAAAAGACCTTGTTCCTGTTTTTAACACTGAATCTATTGTTTCTGATGTTCTCAATGGCAAACGAGAATTGAATAAGAAACATATTCAAAAATTAGCTGATTTTTTTAATCTATCTCCTGCTGTTTTTTTTCCTAGATTTAATTAA